One Amorphoplanes digitatis genomic window carries:
- a CDS encoding SGNH/GDSL hydrolase family protein → MAASTTRSRRLFTAAVAACGAALLALTGPAVAAGERPASWTGTWSTGVTGAATPPVPAVTFEDQTLRQIVHVSIAGRSLRVRLSNEYGTEPLVIGEARVARRAAGAETVAGTDRPLTFGGRSSVRVPPGAPALSDTVTLAVPAGSDLVVSVYLPVRTAAATQHGSAFQTNYLAAGNVTRARTLTGATTSTSWYFLSGVSVATPRRAASVVAFGDSITDGAITTVDANHRWPDLLAGRLGNRDLGVLNKGIGGNRLLYDGNTLADGPFAGIGPIFGDSALRRFDRDVLAQPGARYVIVLLGINDIGQPGSIAPPSEAVTVDDLIFGYRQLIARAHERGLLIFGATMTPFQDTTIPGYYSEAGEAKRVAANRWIRTSGEYDGVIDFDRAVRDPAQPARMLAAYDSGDHLHPNDAGMAAMAGAIPLRLFDGR, encoded by the coding sequence ATGGCTGCATCCACCACCAGATCGAGGCGGCTGTTCACCGCCGCCGTCGCCGCCTGCGGCGCCGCGCTGCTCGCACTCACCGGCCCGGCCGTCGCCGCCGGTGAGCGGCCGGCCTCCTGGACCGGCACCTGGAGCACGGGGGTGACCGGCGCGGCGACCCCGCCGGTGCCGGCGGTCACGTTCGAGGACCAGACCCTGCGCCAGATCGTGCACGTCAGCATCGCGGGCCGGTCGCTGCGGGTGCGCCTGTCCAACGAGTACGGCACCGAGCCGCTCGTGATCGGCGAGGCGCGCGTCGCCCGGCGCGCCGCCGGTGCGGAGACCGTCGCCGGCACGGACCGCCCGCTCACCTTCGGCGGGCGCTCCTCGGTGCGCGTCCCGCCCGGCGCGCCCGCGCTCAGCGACACCGTGACGCTCGCCGTACCCGCCGGATCCGACCTGGTGGTGAGCGTCTACCTGCCGGTGCGGACCGCCGCCGCGACCCAGCACGGGTCCGCCTTCCAGACCAACTACCTCGCCGCGGGCAACGTCACCCGCGCCCGCACCCTGACCGGCGCCACGACCTCGACGTCCTGGTACTTCCTCTCCGGCGTCAGCGTCGCCACCCCGCGCCGGGCGGCCTCCGTCGTGGCGTTCGGTGACTCCATCACCGACGGCGCGATCACCACGGTCGACGCCAACCACCGCTGGCCGGACCTGTTGGCCGGCCGGCTGGGCAACCGGGACCTCGGGGTGCTCAACAAGGGCATCGGCGGCAACCGCCTGCTGTACGACGGCAACACCCTCGCCGATGGCCCGTTCGCCGGCATCGGGCCGATCTTCGGCGACAGCGCGCTGCGGCGCTTCGACCGCGACGTGCTCGCCCAGCCCGGCGCCCGCTACGTGATCGTGCTGCTCGGCATCAACGACATCGGGCAGCCGGGTTCGATCGCGCCGCCGTCGGAGGCGGTGACCGTCGACGATCTGATCTTCGGGTACCGGCAGCTGATCGCCCGCGCGCACGAGCGCGGACTGCTGATCTTCGGCGCCACCATGACGCCGTTCCAGGACACCACCATCCCCGGCTACTACAGCGAGGCCGGCGAGGCCAAGCGGGTCGCGGCCAACCGGTGGATCCGCACCAGCGGCGAGTACGACGGCGTCATCGACTTCGACCGGGCCGTGCGGGATCCGGCGCAGCCGGCGCGCATGCTCGCGGCGTACGACAGCGGCGATCATCTGCACCCCAACGACGCGGGCATGGCCGCGATGGCCGGCGCGATCCCGCTGCGACTCTTCGACGGCCGTTGA